GTGAACTCGAGGACTGTGCAAACTTCCCGTTTCCAACATAAATACCGACATGGGATACTCCATTGCCCAGGGTATTGAAGAACACGAGATCACCTGAACGCAAATTGCTCTTGGATACAGTGGTTCCTACTTTGTATTGTGCTTTGGAGGTACGGGGCAAGGTAAGCCCAACATTCTTGAATACGTACTTGGTGAATCCGGAACAATCGAAGCCGTTGGTGTTAGTGCCCCCGGTTTTATATGACGTTCCAATGGTTTTTGAAATCACAGTATCCATCTTGGAATCTGCGAAGGCACTGCCTGCTCCGAGTGTGAATACCATCACAAGACCCAGCGCTGCTGCGGTGCATTTTTTCTTGAAGTTCTGAATAATCAAAAGATGTACTCCTTCCAGGGCCTGCGAGGTTAGCTTAAGGATTCGGTAGAAGGTTCCCCTATGACCCCTCTAAAGCGAGATCAATTCACCCAAAATATGGTTCCCCCACTTCCCGGTGCAGGGAATTCGGCGTTATGTGCACCAGAACAGTGACTTATCGGCAATTAGTTAATTTTCAATGGTTACGGTAAATTCTGTTTGAAAGATTACAACTTTGTTACTAGTAGTACAGGCATCATTGTATCAGAGGTTTTACCGTTTTGCAAATGCTTTTGTCCTTCGCTTCAAGAAAAAAAGAGTCCTGCTCCCTGCTTGAGGGGCTGTGACTCTTTTTAGTATGCCGTTTTGACAGCTTATTATTGTGGAAATGATTTACTGGACCAGAGGTGGTACTGGGCAGCGATTCCCCACATATTGAACAGCGTGGAGGGCAGCGGAGCTGCCTGGCGGAGCATAAGGGCCGGCAGCCCCGGGTACAGCAGCGCAGAAGCACTGCAGAGGAGGAGCACCGCTAGGCTTCCCGCCCCCAGTATGATGGATATCCCAATGGAAGGCAGCAGCACCTTCAGGCAGATCAGCATCGAAGAGAACATGCCGGTACCGGCGGTATAGCCGAATTGCATATAGAGCAGAAGCTTGCGTATAAGGAAGAGATAGAGCAGCCAGCCCAGCACATAAGGCACCAGCTTCAGCAGGAGCGGGACATCGAGAACACCGCTGAGCAGATGACGGTACATACGCGGAAGCAGCCAGTAGAGCGGCAGGAGGGTTAGCGCCCATTCTGCGAGGCTGAACAGCAGTACAGGCAGCCCATACTTTTTCATTCCGGGAAAAAAGAACAGTCCCCGCGCCCCGGCGTGTTCCTGGTGAAGCTCATGCAGCAGTCCTGCGCGGATAAAGGGGGTCAGCAGCAGCCGGAGCACCGTCAGCGCCAGCAGCAGCCACAGCCAGTGCTGGACGGCGGGGTCGGTGCGCAGGGCAGTCTGCCCTTCGATATAATACAGCAGTCTGCCTATCCCGCTGCCGCCGGCATTCGCATCCGGATAGCGCAGCAGGACGGGAACAACCGCGCTTTTAATAAATTTGTACAGGAAATATCCCCAGAACAGCCGGTAGATAAATAGCAGAATCAATATATAGAACTGCTCTTTCATGCTGATCCAACCGCGGGTTATTGAACTTTTCACCATTCCTTCACCTCACCAGACAAGAGTTCCGAGCAGGGTTTCAAGCAGAGTAGATGCGCTAAGCGTCCAGCGGGAGAGTGTGCGCGGCTCAAGCTCCGCCATTCTGAAATTATTAAGATGCCTGCTCTCCAGCAGAATGGAATGTCCCGGATCGATCTCTGCGGAGACCAGCGGCGCTTTATACGCTAACTCAAAGGAGGTAGCCTGACCCTCGCCATTCCAGTATTGCTGCACGGTGTACCCGTCTGCGAAGGTGAATTTCACAGGAACATCAGGGTACAGGCTGCCCTTATTGCTTACATCGACTACAGCGTTATAGCGGCTCCCCCCGCCGTCGCTGCCATCTCGATTGACCGTGAGCCTGATATCATCAACTGCGAAATCGGGTGCCCCCCCACCGTAGACATACCGCTCAAAATAAGTCTGCCAGGATTGCTTGGTCACTTTCTCCACAACCTTCTGGAAGTCGGCAGTGGACGGATGCTTGAAGCGGTATT
This genomic interval from Paenibacillus sp. FSL H8-0332 contains the following:
- a CDS encoding NlpC/P60 family protein, which encodes MVFTLGAGSAFADSKMDTVISKTIGTSYKTGGTNTNGFDCSGFTKYVFKNVGLTLPRTSKAQYKVGTTVSKSNLRSGDLVFFNTLGNGVSHVGIYVGNGKFAQSSSSRGVTISSMSQSYWANRYVGAKRVMSTTAYQAVAYD